TCTTTTCCCACCCGTGAGACACACCAGACAAATCCACACACAGCGTCAGAGCGTCTCATTAACACACAGGACAGGACCAGTCATGGAATCGTTTGTCATCAAGACCCCCTGCTCCAGCGCCAACATTGGCCCGGGCTTCGATGTCATCGGCCTCGCCCTTTCGGTGTACCTCGAGCTGCACGTCACCATCGACCgcaccaagaccaagtcgGAGCACCCGCTCAACTGCAGGATCACGtatgagggagagggagagggcaCCGGCGACATCAGCCTCGACCCCCAGTCCAACCTGCTGACCCGCGTCGCCCTCTACGTCCTGCGATGCCACGACCAGCGAAATTTCCCCGTCGAGACCCATGTTCACATCAAGAACCCCATCCCCCTTGGCCGTGGCCTGGGTAGCTCCGGTGCTGCTGTGGTTGCTGGTGTTGTCCTGGGTCGCGAGGTCGGAGGACTGAAGCACCTCGACTATGACCGCCTGTTTGACTACTGCCTCATGATTGGTGAGTCTTGAGAGCTCTTCAAGCGCTCTGCCTGCTAACCTCGACTCCCCAGAGAGACATCCCGACAACGTCGGTGCTGCCCTCTACGGAGGCTTCGTCGGAACATACCTCAAGCCCTTGACCCCCGAGGACGTCGCCCGGACAGAGATCCCTCTTAGTGAAGTACTCCCCGCGCCGGCCGGCGGCGAGGACACGGGCAAGAAGCCCCCGAACCCCCCTCACGGCATCGGCCACCACATCAAGTTCCCCTGggccaaggagatcaaggccgtCGCCATCATTCCCGACTTCCAGGTCGCCACGCACGCTGCT
This region of Fusarium falciforme chromosome 5, complete sequence genomic DNA includes:
- a CDS encoding Homoserine kinase, producing MESFVIKTPCSSANIGPGFDVIGLALSVYLELHVTIDRTKTKSEHPLNCRITYEGEGEGTGDISLDPQSNLLTRVALYVLRCHDQRNFPVETHVHIKNPIPLGRGLGSSGAAVVAGVVLGREVGGLKHLDYDRLFDYCLMIERHPDNVGAALYGGFVGTYLKPLTPEDVARTEIPLSEVLPAPAGGEDTGKKPPNPPHGIGHHIKFPWAKEIKAVAIIPDFQVATHAARSVLPEKYSRPDVTFNLQRIALLPVALGQSPPDPELIHLAMQDKIHQPYRQTLIPGLTEIVESMSPKTEEGFLGVCLSGAGPTILALATHNFETIANKIIAKLRQHNEKKDLACQWKVLEPAEGTQVIR